From the genome of Labedella gwakjiensis:
CGGCGCACAGCAGCGCGACGGCGCCGTTCTTGCTCGACTTGACCTCGATGCTTCCGTGGAGCTTCGCGCCGCCCTGGACGCGAAGGTGGGAGCCCTTGCGGGTGTCGCCGAAGGTGACGATCTCGCTGTCGAGCGCTGCGCTGATCCGGCTGAGGAGGTCGAGGCTCATGTTCTGCCCGCCCTGCTCGATGCGGTTGATCGCGCTCTGGCTCGTGCCGACGCGTTCCGCGAGCTGGGACTGGGTGAGTCCCTTGCCCTGGCGGGCGCCGCGGATGAGGGCTCCGACTTCGCGGAGCGGGGCTGTGGTCGTGGGTAGCGTGGTTACGTCTGTCACGTGGTTCATCGTATCTCAGATGTGAGATGAAGTGACGTCGATTGTGCATTTTCCGGGCATCGGCGTGTCCGCTGGACGAGCCGGATGCCGTCCCGTGACGTACGAGGGTCCCGGCGGTCTTCAGTCAGGCCGTGGGATGGATGACCCGGATCCCGGTCGGGGGAGCCGAGTCGGTGAGCGGCAAGAGCGCCGCTCCCTCGTCGAGATCGACGCTCCCCGCGACGAGATCCTGGGGGCGCAGCGCCCCCGACGCGACGAGCGCGAGCATCTCGTCGTAGTCGCGCGCGGCCATGCCGTGGCTGCCGAGGATGTCGAGCTCCCATCCGATGACCCGATCGAGCGGGAGGCTCGGCATCTCGGCGGAGGCCAGGAGACCGATCTGGACGTGACGGCCGCGACGGCGCAGGGAACTGACGGCCGACGTACTCGTCTCGGCCGACCCGACGGCGTCGACGGAGACGTGTGCTCCGCCGCCGGTGAGAGACGCGATCTCGTCCGCCGTCGTCGGCGAAGCCACGAGCGTGTGCTCGGCGCCGAGCGACCGCGCGAGCTCGAGGGCGTCGGCGCTGCGGTCCACCGCGACCACGCGGGCCCCGAGCGCGCGGGCGATCATGACGGCGCTGAGCCCGACGCCGCCGGCACCGTAGACCGCGATCCACTCGTCAGCCCGCACGTTGGCGCGCGCGTGAACGGCGCGGAACGCCGTCGCGAACCGGCAGCCGAGGCTCGCGGCCGCATCGTCGTCGAGCGCGTCCGGCACGGAGACGAGGTTCGCGTCCGCCGCGTGGATGGCGACGAGCTCGGCGTGTGAACCCCAGTGCGTGAATCCCGGCTGCGTCTGGTTCGGGCACACCTGCGCGTTGCCGGAGCGACACCATTCGCAGGCGCCGCAGCCGCACACGAAGGGAGCGGTCACGCGCTGCCCGACGTGCCAGCCCGTGACGCCGGTGCCGACATCCTCGATGGTCCCGACGAACTCGTGGCCGGGGACGTGGGGGAGGGTGACCATGTCGTCGCCGTGCGCCCACGCGTGCCAGTCGCTGCGGCAGAGGCCAGAGGCCTGAACGCGCACGAGGACGCCGCCGTCCGGTGCGATCGGCGCGGGGACGTCGCGCACCTCGACGGGGCCGCCGAAGGCGTCGTACACGATGGCTCTCATAGGGTCTCGTCCGTTCCGGGTCGCCCCGTGTCGTTGTGGTCGGTGTGGTGGGTCTGTGTCGTGGTGCCGGTTGTCGTGGCGTCGGTTGACGCGGCGACGGTCGTCGAGGCGATCTGAGGGGCTCAGCCGCGGTGTCGTCGCCCGGAGGCGCTCGTCGTGGACCTCAGGAGGGCGCGACAGGCGAGGTGGACGGCGAGCCGCACCTCGGAGTCCGAGAGGTCGAGGCTGAGGAGCTCGCTCGCCCTCGCGATGCGTGTCGAGACGGTGTTGCGATGAAGTCGGAGGGCGTCGGCCGTCGCGGCGATGCCCGACTCGTGGTCGAGGTAGGAGGTCAGCGTCTCGAGCAGCTCGGGAGCGCGGTCGAGCAGGGGCCCGAGGAGTGAGCGTGCGGCGGGGACGAAGGTGTCGTTCTCGGTCCACGAGAGGAGGAGCTGCTCGAGTCCGAGCGTGTCGATCCGGACGAACCAGCCGGCGGCGGAGCGCGATGCCGCGATGCGTGCGGCGTCGGTCGCTTCGTCGATGGTCGCGACGAGTCCGGCCGAGCCGCTCTGCAGAGACCCGACACCGGTCGCGACGTTGAACGCTCGGCGCACCGAGACATGGAGCTCCCGGATGACGACCGCGAGCT
Proteins encoded in this window:
- a CDS encoding zinc-binding dehydrogenase; this translates as MRAIVYDAFGGPVEVRDVPAPIAPDGGVLVRVQASGLCRSDWHAWAHGDDMVTLPHVPGHEFVGTIEDVGTGVTGWHVGQRVTAPFVCGCGACEWCRSGNAQVCPNQTQPGFTHWGSHAELVAIHAADANLVSVPDALDDDAAASLGCRFATAFRAVHARANVRADEWIAVYGAGGVGLSAVMIARALGARVVAVDRSADALELARSLGAEHTLVASPTTADEIASLTGGGAHVSVDAVGSAETSTSAVSSLRRRGRHVQIGLLASAEMPSLPLDRVIGWELDILGSHGMAARDYDEMLALVASGALRPQDLVAGSVDLDEGAALLPLTDSAPPTGIRVIHPTA